The sequence below is a genomic window from Gammaproteobacteria bacterium.
TGAATGAGCGGTTCGCCGCCGGCGATGGACACAATCGGTGCGCCGCATTCATCGATGGCGTGCATGCATTCCTCAAAGGACAGCCGCTTGTCGAGGATCTCGTCGGGATAATCGATCTTGCCGCAGCCGGCGCAGGCCAGATTGCAGCGGAACAGCGGCTCCAGCATCAGCACGAGCGGATAGCGGGGAGTCCTCTTCAGTTTCTGTTGAATGATGTACTTGGCAACGCGATATTGCTGGATCAGCGGGACGCCCATGCGGTCAGAGTCCTTTGCGTTCTTTTTGCTGGAGGTTCAACGGATTGCGGTTATTGTATCGTGCATGAATAACAATACTGTAATCTTGCCCCAATGTCGAGCATGGAACGGGGCACATGCACCTTATAAGTCGACAGTTCGGATATGGAGTGCAATTGGTTGCATAGGTTCAATCCTCTATCCATAATGATCGGCCCTTTAGGAACAGGACGCATGCTCGATCCCAACCGTTTCCCGCTGCTTTCACGCATCAACAGTCCCGCCGATCTTCGCCAGATGGGCGAGTCGGAACTGCTGCCGGTGGCCGCCGAGCTGCGCCAATATCTGCTGGAATCGGTCAGCAAGAGCACCGGCCATTTTGCCGCGGGCCTGGGCACCATCGAACTGACCGTGGCCCTGCATTACATCTACAACACCCCGGATGATCGGCTGGTGTGGGACGTGGGGCATCAGGCCTATCCGCACAAGATTCTCACCGGCCGCCGCGATCAGATCCTGTCGATCCGCAAATGGGGCGGGCTGGCGCCGTTTCCCCGGCGCGACGAGAGCGAGTACGACACTTTCGGCGTCGGCCACTCCAGCACCTCCATCGGCGCCGCGCTCGGCATGGCCATCGCCGCGAAGAAGACCGGCAGCAACCGCAAGTCGGTGGCAATCATCGGCGACGGTGGCCTGACCGCGGGGATGGCCTTTGAGGCGCTCAACCATGCCGGCGATCTCGATGCCGATCTCCTGGTAATCCTGAACGACAACAACATGTCCATCTCGCCCAACGTGGGCGCGCTGTCCAACCGTTTCGCCGAGCTGCTCTCCGGAAAGATTTACACGACCCTGCGCGAAGGCGGCAAGAAGGTGCTGGCCGGCCTGCCCTCCGTGCGCGAACTCGCGGGCCGCGTCGAGGAGCACGTCAAGGGACTCATTGTGCCCGGCACGCTGTTCGAGGAATTCGGATTCAATTACTTCGGCCCCATCGACGGCCACGATTTGCCGACCCTCATCCACATGCTGCGCAACCTGCGCGACATGAAGGGCCCGCGGCTGCTGCACATCATCACCAGGAAGGGCAAGGGCTACGCGCCCGCCGAAAACGATCCGGTCAAATACCACGGCATCTCCTCGCCGTTCGATCCGGAGATGGGCATCCAGGCCTCGAGCAAGGCGGCCAAGCCGACCTTCAGCGACGTCTTCGGCGACTGGTGTTGCGACATGGCGGCCAAGGACGAGCGCTTCGTCGCCATCACGCCGGCGATGCGCGAAGGTTCCGGTCTGGTCAAGTTCCACAAGCAGCACCCCGATCGCTATTTCGACGTCGCCATCGCCGAGCAGCACGCGGTGACGCTGGCCGCCGGCATGGCCTGTGACGGCCTGAAGCCGGTGGTGGCGATTTATTCCACCTTCCTGCAGCGCGCCTATGATCAACTCATTCACGACGTCTGCGTGCAAAAATTGCCGGTGCTGTTCGCCATCGATCGCGCCGGTTGCGTCGGCAACGACGGGCCGACGCACAACGGCTCCTACGACCTGAGTTACATGCGCTGCCTGCCGAACATCGTGGTCATGGCGCCGTCGGACGAAAACGAATGCCGGCAGATGTTGTACACCGGCTACACGCTGAATCAGCCCGCCGCCGTACGCTACCCACGTGGCAGCGGCACCGGCGTCGAGCCGCAGAAGGAAATGACGGCACTGCCAATCGGCAAGGCGGAAGTACGCCGCAAGGGCAAGAATATTGCCATTCTGTCATTCGGCACCACGCTGGCCCTGGCGTTCGCGGCGGGCGAGGAGTTGAACGCCACCGTCGTCGACATGCGCTTCATCAAGCCGCTCGATGCCGATTTACTGCGCCAGATCGCCGCCAGCCATGACCTGCTCGTGACAGTGGAGGAAAACGTGGTGCAGGGCGGTGCCGGCAGCGCCGTGAACGAGTTTTTAGCCGCCGAAGGGAGTGCCGTACGCATGCTGAATTACGGGCTGCCCGATCGCCTCATTCATCACGGCTCGCAGGACGACATGCGCAAGGACGCCAGACTCACCAAGGAA
It includes:
- the dxs gene encoding 1-deoxy-D-xylulose-5-phosphate synthase, with amino-acid sequence MLDPNRFPLLSRINSPADLRQMGESELLPVAAELRQYLLESVSKSTGHFAAGLGTIELTVALHYIYNTPDDRLVWDVGHQAYPHKILTGRRDQILSIRKWGGLAPFPRRDESEYDTFGVGHSSTSIGAALGMAIAAKKTGSNRKSVAIIGDGGLTAGMAFEALNHAGDLDADLLVILNDNNMSISPNVGALSNRFAELLSGKIYTTLREGGKKVLAGLPSVRELAGRVEEHVKGLIVPGTLFEEFGFNYFGPIDGHDLPTLIHMLRNLRDMKGPRLLHIITRKGKGYAPAENDPVKYHGISSPFDPEMGIQASSKAAKPTFSDVFGDWCCDMAAKDERFVAITPAMREGSGLVKFHKQHPDRYFDVAIAEQHAVTLAAGMACDGLKPVVAIYSTFLQRAYDQLIHDVCVQKLPVLFAIDRAGCVGNDGPTHNGSYDLSYMRCLPNIVVMAPSDENECRQMLYTGYTLNQPAAVRYPRGSGTGVEPQKEMTALPIGKAEVRRKGKNIAILSFGTTLALAFAAGEELNATVVDMRFIKPLDADLLRQIAASHDLLVTVEENVVQGGAGSAVNEFLAAEGSAVRMLNYGLPDRLIHHGSQDDMRKDARLTKE